In the genome of Solibacillus silvestris, one region contains:
- a CDS encoding preprotein translocase subunit TatC, whose amino-acid sequence MNSRELTVVEHMEELRKRLFFVAIFFVMALFVGFYTAKPLIRYIQRSDLAASFSMNAFSPADPLTVYLQVTFIVAAVIVSPILLYQLWAFITPGLHEAERKATLKYIPYAFALCIGGIAFAYFVLFPFIMRFMTDLSNDLNITQTIGINEFFSFLIKLIVPFAVLFQLPVVTLFLSRLGIINPKLMVKFRKYAYFVLIVISVLLAPPDLVSNIIIAIPLFILYEVSIVIAHLGYRKYEVAEKERILAEEERERELQVEELLEMQRRQMEQMNNS is encoded by the coding sequence ATGAATTCAAGAGAATTAACCGTAGTTGAACATATGGAAGAGCTTAGAAAGCGCTTATTTTTCGTGGCGATTTTCTTCGTGATGGCTCTTTTCGTCGGATTCTATACGGCGAAACCACTTATTCGATACATTCAACGCAGCGATTTAGCTGCCAGTTTTTCGATGAATGCATTTAGTCCGGCAGATCCTTTAACCGTGTATTTACAAGTTACATTTATTGTAGCTGCCGTTATTGTATCGCCAATACTGCTATACCAGCTATGGGCTTTTATAACACCTGGTTTGCATGAGGCTGAACGTAAGGCAACATTGAAATATATTCCGTATGCTTTTGCACTGTGTATAGGGGGAATAGCCTTTGCTTATTTTGTGTTATTTCCATTTATTATGCGCTTTATGACGGATTTATCCAATGATTTGAATATTACGCAAACAATCGGTATTAATGAATTCTTCTCATTTTTAATTAAGTTAATAGTGCCTTTTGCGGTGCTGTTTCAATTGCCTGTTGTAACGCTGTTTCTTTCACGTCTCGGAATTATTAATCCGAAACTCATGGTGAAATTCCGAAAATATGCGTATTTTGTATTAATCGTGATTTCGGTATTGCTCGCGCCGCCTGATTTAGTATCGAATATCATTATTGCAATACCACTATTTATTTTATATGAAGTAAGTATTGTCATTGCACATCTTGGTTATCGAAAATATGAAGTGGCAGAAAAAGAGCGAATTTTAGCAGAAGAGGAACGAGAGCGTGAGCTGCAGGTA
- a CDS encoding translocase codes for MIVHLNAITPVSLIIIGLIALLIFGPKKLPSLGRAMGTTLREFRSATKGLTDDDDDFDTKKKVIEHKENEKNEVK; via the coding sequence GTGATTGTACATTTAAATGCGATTACACCTGTGAGCCTAATAATCATTGGACTGATTGCTTTGCTAATATTCGGTCCCAAAAAATTGCCATCATTAGGTCGTGCAATGGGGACAACTTTACGTGAATTCCGTAGCGCTACGAAAGGCTTGACGGACGACGACGACGATTTTGATACAAAGAAAAAAGTGATTGAACATAAAGAGAACGAAAAAAACGAAGTTAAGTAA